The DNA segment CCGAAGGTGTCTCCACCTTCGAGGCCGACGGACGGACCTTCCTCAAGGTCGAGCCGGAGGCGCTGCGCAAGCTCGCCGAAGAGGCCATCCGCGACATCCAGCACTACCTCCGCCCCGCACACCTCGCCCAGCTGCGCCGCATCGTCGACGACCCCGAGGCCTCGTCGAACGACAAGTTCGTCGCCCTGGACCTGCTGAAGAACGCCAACATCGCGGCGGCCGGCGTGCTCCCCATGTGCCAGGACACCGGCACCGCGATCGTCATGGGCAAGCGCGGCCAGAACGTCCTCACCGGGGGCGGCGACGAGGAGGCCCTCTCCCGGGGCATCTACGACGCGTACCACAACCTCAACCTGCGCTACTCCCAGATGGCGCCCCTGACCATGTGGGAGGAGAAGAACACCGGCTCCAACCTCCCCGCCCAGATCGAGCTGTACGCCACCGACGGCGGCACCTACAAGTTCCTGTTCATGGCCAAGGGCGGCGGCTCCGCCAACAAGAGCTTCCTCTACCAGGAGACCAAGGCCGTCCTGAACGAGTCCTCCATGATGAAGTTCCTGGAGGAGAAGATCCGTTCGCTCGGCACGTCCGCCTGTCCGCCGTACCATCTGGCGATCGTCGTCGGCGGCACCTCCGCCGAGTACGCGCTGAAGACCGCGAAGTACGCCTCCGCGCACTACCTCGACGAGATCCCCTCCGAGGGCTCCCCGCTCGGCCACGGCTTCCGCGACAAGGCGCTGGAGGACAAGGTCTTCGAGCTGACCCAGAGGATCGGCATCGGCGCGCAGTTCGGCGGCAAGTACTTCTGCCACGACGTCCGCGTGGTCCGGCTGCCGCGGCACGGCGCGTCCTGCCCGGTCGCGATCGCCGTCTCCTGCTCCGCCGACCGCCAGGCCGTCGCGAAGATCACCGCCGAGGGGGTCTTCCTCGAGCAGTTGGAGCGGGACCCCGCGCGGTTCCTCCCGGAGACGACGGACGAGCAGCTGGAGGCCGAGGGCAACGTCGTCAGGGTCGACCTCAACCAGCCGATGGACGACATCCTCGCGGAGCTCACCACGTACCCGGTGAAGACCCGCCTCTCCCTCACCGGCCCGTTGGTCGTCGCCCGCGACATCGCGCACGCCAAGATCAAGGAACGGCTGGACGCGGGCGAGGGGATGCCGCAGTACCTCAAGGACCACCCGGTGTACTACGCCGGTCCGGCCAAGACCCCCGAGGGCTACGCGTCCGGCTCCTTCGGCCCGACCACAGCCGGCCGCATGGACTCCTACGTCGAGCAGTTCCAGGCGGCGGGCGGCTCCAAGGTGATGCTCGCCAAGGGCAACCGCAGCATGCAGGTCACCGACGCGTGCGACGCGCACGGCGGCTTCTACCTCGGATCGATCGGCGGGCCGGCCGCCCGGCTCGCCCAGGACTGCATCAAGAAGGTCGAGGTCCTGGAGTACGAGGAGCTCGGCATGGAGGCGGTCTGGAAGATCGAGGTCGAGAACTTCCCGGCGTTCGTCGTCGTGGACGACAAGGGCAACGACTTCTTCCAGGATCCTTCGCCGCGGCAGCCGACGTTCACGTCGATTCCGGTGCGGGGGCCGGGGCCGGCGTAGCGCCCCCCCCCGGGGGGGGCGGCGGTTGAGGTTCCAGCCCCCGCCGCCCCTTTTCCTCCCGTCCCCGGGGCCGCACCCCGGCCCTCCTCCGGCCCCGGCCGGGCCTCGTCCTCGAACGCCGGCCGGGCGGGGGCCCACCCCCGCGGTCCGTCCTCGACCGGCTGGGCCGACTCGGCACCGGCGCGCCCTCACGACAGGCCCCGGAAAGGCACGCGGGGGCTGCCGCAGGGTCCCGCGCGCCCGGATAGCGGACGCCGTGTTCCGTTTTTGGACAACCTCTCCACACGGAGCCCGTTTCCGTTGACTCTCCCCCCCTTCGCTGTGAACCTTCTCGCCACCTTGACATGCGCTCGCCACGCCAGGCTCCCTGTGGCCCACCCCACGACCACCTCCCGAAGGAGACAGTGTGAGACGACGATTCACCGTGGCGAGCTTCTCCCTCGCCGTCGCGCTCGGCTGCGGGACACTCCCCGCCGCAGCCGCCGCTCCCGCGGGACCGGGCCGGTCCGTCGCCGTCGTGAACGCGCTCGCCGCGCCCGACGTCGACGTGGCGAAGGTGCGGGCCCACCTGAGCGAACTCAGCGCCATCGCCGGCCGCAACGGCGGCAACCGCCGCTCCACCACCCAGGGGTACCTCGACTCGGTCGCCTACGTGAAGGGCAAGCTGCAGGCGGCCGGGTACACCGTCACCGAGCAGCCCTGCACCTCCGGCTGCACCAGAGGAGCGGGTCCCAACCTGATCGCCGAGTGGCCGCAGGGCGACGCGAACAACGTGTACATGTTCGGCGCCCACCTCGACGGCGTCTCGGCGGGCCCCGGCATGAACGACAACGGCTCCGGCTCGGCCGCGCTCCTGGAGAACGCCCTGGCCCTGGCCCAGCAGAACCCGGCCATGCGCAACCGGGTCCGCTTCGCCTGGTGGACCGACGAGGAGCAGGGCCTCAACGGCTCGGATTTCTACGTCCGTTCGCTGTCCTCCACCCAGCGCTCCAGGGTCCGGGCGTACTACAACTTCGACATGATCGCCTCGACCAACGGCGGCTACTTCATCAACCGCATCACCTCGTCGGCCGCCGCGCCGATGAAGGCGTACTGGGACTCGCTGGGTCTGCGGCCCGAGGAGAACACCGAGGGCGCCGGGCGCAGCGACGACTACCCCTTCCAGCAGGCCGGCATCCCCACCTCCGGCTACGCGATGGGCGCCGGCGCCCGCAAGACGTCCGCGCAGGCCACCAAATGGGGCGGCACGGCCGGTTCCGCCTACGACCCCTGCTACCACCGGTCCTGCGACACCCTCGCCAACATCGACACCACCGGCCTGAACCGTGCGGCCGACGGCATCGCCCACACCCTCTGGCAGCAAGCCGTCTCCTGAAACCGGGAAGCCGCCGGTTCCCGGCCCGGCGGCGTACGACGGCTCCACGCCCGAGGCCGACGGCGGCACGCTCACCACGCCGTCCGACGCCGACACCCGTAGCGGAGCGGATGCGTGCGGCGCCCGGTCGGCCTGACGGCGTACGCGGGCCGCCGGGTGGCCGTCTCCCTCTCCGAAGGTCCACACGGTCGGTGGGAGCGCGTCCCCGCGGTCGGGCCTCCTGGCCGACGACACGTGCCTCCGTGGCACCCGGCCGGCGCCGGTCTCCACGGGGCACTCCGCCCCGCCACTCCCTCGCGGCGGGGCGGAGTCCGTTCCGGGTACCCGCGCGGAATGCTGGCAGGGGCCGGCAGGAATACACCCGGCCCGCACCACTGCTGTGGACCTTCGGAGGTATGACGATGACGACCACGGACGACAACCGGCACTACCGCATCGAACACGACTCCATGGGGGAGGTGAAGGTACCCGCCGACGCCAAGTGGCGGGCTCAGACGCAGCGGGCCGTGCAGAACTTCCCGGTCTCGGGGCAGCGCATCGAACGCGCCCACATCGAGGCCCTCGCCCTGGTCAAGGGCGCCGCGGCGAAGGTGAACGCGCGTCTCGGTGTGCTGGACGAGGACATCGCCGAGGCGATCGGGGAGGCGGCCGGGGAGGTCGCCGGGGGAAAGTGGGACGAGCACTTCCCCGTCGACGTGTTCCAGACGGGTTCGGGCACCTCGTCCAACATGAACACCAACGAGGTCATCGCCACCCTGGCGACCGAGCGGCTCGGGCGCCCCGTGCATCCCAACGACCACGTCAACGCCTCCCAGTCGTCCAACGACGTCTTCCCTTCCTCGATCCACATCGCCGCCACCGCCGCCGTCACCCGGAACCTCGTACCGGCTCTCGAGCACCTCGCGGCCTCGCTGGAGCGCAAGGCCGAGGAGTTCGCCGACGTGGTGAAGTCGGGGCGTACGCACCTGATGGACGCCACGCCCGTCACCCTCGGGCAGGAGTTCGGCGGGTACGCGGCCCAGGTGCGGTACGGGGTCGAGCGGCTGCACGCCTCCCTCCCCCGGCTGGCCGAGCTGCCCCTCGGCGGGACCGCCGTCGGCACCGGCATCAACACCCCGCCCGGGTTCCCGGCCGCAGTCATCGAGGAGGTCGCCCGGGTCACCGGGCTGCCGCTGACCGAGGCCCGCGACCACTTCGAGGCGCAGGGCGCGCGGGACGGCATCGTGGAGACCAGCGGCCAGCTGCGGACGATCGCGGTCGGCCTGACGAAGATCGCCAACGATCTGCGGTGGATGGCCTCGGGTCCCCGCACGGGCCTCGCCGAGATCGCCCTGCCCGACCTCCAGCCCGGCTCCTCGATCATGCCCGGCAAGGTCAACCCGGTCATCCCGGAGGCCGTGCTCATGGTGAGCGCGCAGGTCGTCGGCAACGACGCGACCGTCGCCACCGCGGGTGCCGCCGGCAACTTCGAGCTCAACGTGATGCTGCCCGTCATCGCGAAGAACGTCCTGGAGTCGATCAGGCTGCTCGCGAACGCCTCCCGGCTGCTCGCCGACCGTACGGTCGACGGGATCGTCGCCGACCGCGAGCGGGCCCGGGAGTACGCCGAGTCCTCGCCGTCCGTGGTCACCCCGCTCAACAGGTACATCGGCTACGAGGAGGCCGCGAAGGTCGCCAAGGAGGCGCTGGCACAGCGGAAGACCATCCGTCAGGTGGTCCTGGAGAGCGGGTACGTCGAGCGCGGCGACCTCACCGTGGAGCAACTCGACGAGGCGCTGGACGTCCTGCGGATGACGCACCCGTGAGGCGGCGCGGCCGAGGCGTGTCCACGCCGTGTCCGGCGTTCCGCACAGGTGAAGCGTGACGGGGACCGCAGCGATCTGTGCCTGTGGCACCTAATATCTGCCCATGACAGAGGGCGGAGCGGCAGGACGCGGGCACGACCACTGGGTACCGGGGACGCAGGTTCTGTGGCGCTACCGGGAGAACGGCGGCGCACGCTTGCACATCGCGCGCCCCGTCACGGTCGTACGCGACGATCCCGAACTGCTCGCCGTGTGGATGGCGCCCGGCACCGAGTGTGTGAAGCCGGTGCTCGCCGACGGCACCCCCGTGCACCAGGAGCCCCTCCGCACCCGGTACACCAAGCCCCGCACGGTCCAGCGCGGCCGCTGGACCGGGACCGGCGTGCTGAAGCTGGCCCGGCCCGGTAAGCCCTGGTCGGTGTGGCTGTTCTGGAACCAGGGCTGGCGGTTCAAGAACTGGTACGTGAACCTGGAGGAGCCGCTGGCCCGTTGGACCGGCGGGGTGGACTCCGAGGATCATTTTCTGGACATATCCGTTTACCCGGACCGCAGTTGGCACTGGCTGGACGAGGACGAGTTCGCGCAGGCCCAGCGGGACGGACTGGTGGATGCCACACTGGCCGGCCGGGTGCGGGAGGCGGGCCGGGACGCGGTGGCCGTGATCTCCCGCTGGGGAGCCCCGTTCTCGGACGACTGGCAGAACTGGCGCCCGGATCCGTCGTGGGCGGTACCTTCACTGCCATCGGACTGGGACCGCACACCTGTGCATCTGACGTCATGAGACTCTTGATGCACTCCGGGTCAGAAAACGTAGGATCGTCCTCCGCAAGGCACCGGGCGGCGGCAACTTCCGGAGCAAGCGCTGGGCTTGACCGATCGTCACCGAGGGGCGGCAGGACGTGAGCGAGGGATACGGCAACACCGGTGCGGGCCGGGGACGGCCGGCAGGCGGCACAGAAACAGGCGCTCACCACGCGGGAATCCCGTTCCCGGGACAGGCGTTCCGGGTATCGGAGTCTCGGCAGGACGTACGGTGTGCACGGCGTGCGTCCCCGGCCTCACGTTCACGGGACGGGCGCGAAGGTGAGGAACGGGCCGTGGCCCCGGACGGATGGACTCGACACGCGTGACGGAGCAGCCGACCTCCTACGAGCGCCCGGAACCGGGCGTCATCCCCGCAGATACCCGCGGGGCGTTCCTGTCTGCCTCGGCACCGGCACACGGTCCCGGCTCGACGTCGTCGTCGTCATCGTCGTCATCGTCATCGTCACCTCCGTCGGCATCGGGCACCGCCGGTCCCGGCGCCGAGCACTCCCAGCCGCACGCCGGGCAGGAATCCGAACCCGACACCCACCGCCCTCGGCCCGCGCCCGAGGGCATCCCGCTCCAGCCGGCCGGAGGACAGAAACCCGACGTGCACGACCACCCGGCAGCGGACCACCCGGCGGCGGACCCTTCGGCCCCCGGCGGCACGTCCCGGGAACAGGCGTCCCAGGACCACTCCGTACCCGCCCCCGACGGCCCCGAGCGGCGCACCGGCCAGGTGACCCCGCCCGGGAAACCCACGCCGATGCGGCGGGACGGGGACCGGCTGAGGTTCGTCGGCGCCGCGACCCGGCGGATCGCCCGCGGCATCGATCTCGAAGAGATCGTGATGGGTCTGTGCCGGGCCACCGTGCCCACCTTCGCCGACACCATCCTGGTCTACCTGCGCGAGCCGCTGCCGGTCGGTGACGAGCGGCCCACCGGTCCGCTGGTGCTGCGGCTGCGGCGCAGCGACCGGATCCCGGCCGAGCGCGACATCGAGGGCGGATTCGTGCCGGCCGCCGCGCCCACGCCGTCCGAGCTGGACTCCATCGGCTCGGAGCGGTGCACGGTGCGGCCCGGCAGCGCGCTCGCCGAAGTGCTGCGCGGCGTACGACCGGTGTTCACGGACGCGCCCGCCGCGCGCGCCGCGCTGCCCGAACTCCTGGGCAACGGAGCCGAACCGGCCGTCCCCGGCGGTCAGCGGGCGATCCTCGCGCCGCTGCGCGGCCGGCGTCGGGTGATCGGCGCGGCCCTGTTCCTGCGCGGTCCGGAGCGCCTGGCGTTCGAGGCCGACGACCTGCTGGTCGCCGCCCAGCTCGCCACGCACAGCGCCCTCGGCATCGACAAGGCGGTGCTGTACGGGCGGGAGGCGTACATCGCGGACGAGTTGCAGCGGACCATGCTGCCGGAGAACCTGCCGCGCTGCACGGGCGTGCGGCTGGCCTCCCGCTATCTGCCGGCCGCAGAGACCGCGCGCGTGGGCGGTGACTGGTACGACGCCATCCCGTTGCCCGGCAGCAGGGTCGCGCTGGTCGTCGGCGACGTCATGGGGCACTCCATGACCTCCGCCGCGATCATGGGCCAGCTGCGCACCACCGCCCAGACCCTGGCCGGTCTCGACCTGCCGCCGCAGGAGGTGCTGCACCACCTCGACGAACAGGCACAGCGGCTCGGCGCGGACCGCATGGCGACCTGTCTGTACGCGGTGTACGACCCGGTCGCGCACCGCATCACCATCGCCAACGCCGGTCATCCGCCGCCGATTCTGCTGCCCATCGGCGGGCGGGCCGAGGTGCTGCGGGTACCCGCGGGCGCCCCGATCGGCGTCGGCGGCGTGGATTTCGAGGCGGTCGAGCTGGACGCGCCGGCCGGGGCGACGCTGCTGCTCTACACGGACGGCCTGGTCGAGTCCCGGCTGCGGGACGTGTGGACCGGCATCAACCAGCTGCGCGACAAGCTCGCCGCGACCGCGCAGCTGACCGGCCCGGACCATCCGCCGCCGCTGGAGGCGCTGTGCGACGAGGTGCTCGACATGCTCGGTCCGGGTGACCGGGACGACGACATCGCGCTGCTCGCCGCCCGCTTCGACGGGATCGCGCCGAACGACGTGGCGTACTGGTTCCTCGAGCCGGAGGACGCCGCTCCCGGCCGGGCCCGCCGGCTGGCCCGCCGGGCGCTGTCCCGGTGGGGGATGGAGGACCTGAGCGACTCGGTGGAGCTGCTGGTCAGCGAGGTGGTTACCAACGCGGTCCGGTACGCCTCCCGCCCGGTCACCCTGCGGCTGCTGCGTACGGACGTCCTGCGCTGCGAGGTCGGTGACGACGTGCCCCAGCTCCCGCGGCTGCGCCAGGCGCGCGCCACGGACGAGGGCGGCCGCGGCCTCTACCTGGTCAACCGTCTGGCCCGCCGCTGGGGCGCGACCCGGCTGAGCACCGGCAAGGTGGTGTGGTTCGAACTGAACCACGGCGGCTGAAGCACGGCGCACACGCCGAGCCGCACGGACGAGGTGGGGGCACCCGGTGACACACCGGGTGCCCCCACCTCGTCCGCCTCCCCGTCTACTGCTGCTCCCCGCCGTCCGGTGTCTCGTCCGGGTCGGGCGGGATCTCGTCGGTGGGCGGGGTGAACGGCGACGACGACGGTGTGGTCGCCGGCTCTTCGGTCGGGGGCTCGGTCGTCGGTTCCTCGGTCGGTTCCTCGGTCGGTTCCTCGGTCGGTTCCTCGGTGGTCGGGGCCTGCGTGGTCGGTTCCTCGGTCGTCGGTTCCTCGGTGGGCGACTGGGACGGCGACGCGGGCGCCGACGACGACGGGGGCGGCGCGACAGCGGCGCCCTGGTCGGTCTCCAGGTCGAACCTGCTGGTCTTCTCCATCACGCCGAAGGTGTACGCCGCCCAGATCTGTGCCGGGAAGCCGCCCCCGTTGACCCGGGGCTGGCCGCCCGCGCCGTACATCTCGACCTGCGGGTGCGGGGCCTTGTCGTCCTCGCCGAACAGGCCGACCGTGGTGACCAGGTCGGGGGTGTAACCGGCGAACCAGGCCGACTTGTTGTTGTCGGAGGTACCCGTCTTGCCGGCGACCTGCTGGCCGTCGCGCAGGGGGTTGTCCCGGACCGAGGCCTGGGCGGTGCCGTCGTCGACCACGCCGGTCAGGACCGAGGTCACCGTGTCGGCGGCCTCACGGCTGATGGCCTGCTCGCCGACGGCGTCCGGGACGGTGACGGTGCGGTTGAGGTGCTCCGCCGACTTGATGAGCGTCGGGGTGGTCCGCTTGCCGTGGTTGTCGAGGGTGGCGTAGACGGCGGCCATGTCCAGCGGGCTCGCGCCCATGGAGCCCAGGGTCTGGGCGGGCACCGCCTCCAGATCCTCGGCGTCCATGCCGAGCCTGCCCGCGGTCTCCATCACCTTCTCCATGCCGACGTCGACGCCCATCTGCGCGAAGACGGAGTTGACGGACTTGTTCATGGCCGTCTGGACGGTGATGTCGCCGTAGTCCCGGTCGTCCTCGTTCTCCGGGGCGAAGCCGACCTTCGTGCCGTCGTCCTCGACGGGGCGCTTGCTGGTGCCGTCGTAGACGGTGTTGGCCACGATCGGCCGGCCGTCCTGCGTCTCGGCCTGTTCCTCGGCGGCGGCGGCCAGGATGACCGGCTTGAAGGTGGAGGCGGGCTGGTAGTCGGGGCGCGTGGCGTTGTTCGTGAAGTGCTTGAGGTAGTCCTCGCCGCCGTACATCGCCACGACCGCGCCGGTCTTCGGGTCCACGGAGACGGCGCCGGCCTGGACGTCGGCGTCGACCTCGCGCTCCTCGGCGTCCAGCTTGCCGGTGAGCCGGGTCCTGACCGCTTCCTCCAGCTCCTTCTGCTTCTTCTTGTCGATGTTGAGGGTGACGGTCCAGCCGCCGAGGTCGACCAGGGCGTCGGCCTCCTTGGCGTCCGCGGCGGTGCCCTCGTCGACCAGTCGGCGCTTCAGCGCGGCGTTGGCCTCGTTCACCAGGTAACCGGTCTGACCGGCCTGGCCCGGATTGCCCCTGGGATCCTTGGGCACCGGGAACTCCATGCCGGACCGCTCGGCGGCGTCCAGCCACTTCTCCTCGACCATGTTGCCCAGGACGTAGTTCCAGCGGTTCTTCACGATCCTCTTGCCGGCGTCCGAGGCCACCGCCCAGTCGTACTGGCTCGGCGCCTGGAGGAGCGCGGCGAGGTAGGCGCCCTGCTCGACGGTCAGTTCCTCGGCGTCGACGCGGTAGTAGGCCTGGGCCGCGGCCTGGACACCGTAGGCGCCGCGGCCGTAGTAGCTGGTGTTCATGTAGCCGGCGAGGAGGTAGTCCTTGGGCTTCTCCCGGTCCAGCTTCAGGGAGATGACGACTTCCTTGAGCTTGCGCGAGACCGTCTGCTCCTGGGTCAGGTAGTAGTTCTTCACGTACTGCTGGGTGATCGTCGAACCGCCCTGCGCGCCCTTGCCGGACACGGTGTTGAGCAGACCGCGCGCGGTGCCCTTGAGGTCGACGCCGGCGTCCTGGTAGAACGTCTTGTTCTCGGCGGCGACGAACGCCCGCTGGACCGGCTTGGGGACCTGCGCCAGTTCGACGACCTCACGGTTGACCTCGCCGTCACGGGCCATGACCGAGCCGTCACTGTACTTGTAGACGTTGCTCTGCTGCTGGGCGTCGGCGTTCCCCTCGGGGATGTCGATCGCCATGTACAGCACGATGAAGGCGCCCATGCCGAGCAGGCAGAGGCCGAAGGCCGTGCCGAGGATCTTCTTCCAGGTGAAGAGGCGGCGTATCCGGCCCGAGCCGTTCCCGCCCGACGAACGGCCCCCGGATGCCGCACGGTGCCCACCGCGCTGTCGTGCGCGTCGTTCTTCCGCTCGTCCCATGGGTCCGCCCTGCTCCGCTTCGTTCGTGTGTGCCGACGAGGCACACGGGTTCGCCACTCAGGTCAACTCTGCAAGCTCACACCGGAAGCTACGACAAACATCGACCGATCCGGCCTTTACGGGCGTGACAATCAGCACCCTCCCCACCGGAACCTCCACCCGCCTCACCAGAACCGACGTGCGAGACCTGTCCACGGTTGCCGTGAAGCGTTAAAGTGATATCACTTAGATAGATAGGCGCTGGCGGCGCCCAGCTCATGCCGCAGCGCCCCGAGAGACGGGGGATCACCCATGTCCACACACGGCACCCAGGCCACACCGGCCGCGGCCGACACCCCCGAGATGCCGGCCCCACGCGTGCGGGAGACGGTGGCACACAGCATCGGCGGCGGGCTCGCCCTGACGCTCGGACTGGCCGGGCTGCTGCTCGGCATCGGGATGACCATCAGCGCCACGGCGGTCACCGCGGTCGCCGGGAAGGCCCTGCTGATCGTCTTCGGCGTCCTGGTCGCCCTCGCCGCGTTCCTCGCCATGTGCGGGCTGAACATGGTGGCGCCGGGCGAGGCCCGGGTGGTCCAGCTCTTCGGGCGCTACCAGGGCACGATCCGCCAGGACGGCCTGCGCTGGGTGAACCCCTTCACCTCGCGCGTCAAGATCTCGACCCGGGTCCGCAACCACGAGACCGCGGTCCTCAAGGTGAACGACGCCTACGGCAACCCGATCGAGCTCGCCTCGGTCGTGGTGTGGCGAGTGGCGGACACCGCGCAGGCCACCTTCGAGGTGGACGACTACATCGAGTTCGTCTCCACCCAGACCGAGGCCGCCGTCCGGCACATCGCGATCGAGTACCCGTACGACGCCCACGAGGAGGACGGCCTCTCGCTGCGCGGCAACGCCGAGGAGATCACCGAGAAGCTCGCGGTCGAACTGCGCGCACGCGTGGACGCGGCCGGCGTCGAGATCGTCGAGTCCCGCTTCACCCACCTCGCCTACGCGCCCGAAATCGCCTCGGCGATGCTCCAGCGGCAGCAGGCGGGCGCGGTCGTCGCGGCCCGGCAGCTGATCGTGGAGGGCGCCGTGGGCATGGTCGAGACGGCGCTGGCCCGGATCACCGAGCATGACATCGTCGAGCTGGACTCCGAGCGCAAGGCCGCGATGGTGTCCAACCTGATGGTGGTCCTGTGCGGCGACCGCGCCGCACAGCCGGTCCTCAACACCGGGACCCTCTACCAGTGACCAGCCCTTCCGACCCCCCCGAGGGCCGGGCCCCTCGGCGCAGGCCGCAGCAGCAGCGCAAGCAGGTGCTGCTGCGGCTGGACCCGCTGGTGTACGAGGCGCTGGCGCGGTGGGCGAACGACGAGCTGCGCTCGGCGAACGCACAGATCGAGTTCCTGCTGCGGCGGGCACTCACGGAGGTGGGCCGGCTGCCCGGCGAGGCAGGCCCTCTGCCCCGCCGGGGGCGCCCACCCGCACAGTCGCCGTCCGCGCCCCCGCAGCCGCCGTCCGAGCAGCCGCCCCCACAGCCGCCGCCCCCGCAGCAGCCACCCGAGGACCCGCCCGCACCCCGCTGAACCGAACCTCCCTGGCCCGGTGACTCACCCGGGTCTCCGACGCTTCCCCCGGCCCGCCCCCTCCGGGCCCTCAGCTCAGGCCTCCCTGTCCACCGCAGCCCGCACAGCCGCCACCCGGGAACCCGGCCAAGTCCCACCGACCCGAACCCCCGCCCCAGCCATCCACCCCAGACTCCGATGCTCTCCCCGGCCCGCCCCCTCCGGGCCTCAGGCCCCGCCGCCTCCGGCTCTCCCTCCCTCCGGGGCTCCCCTCTCCAGGCCCCTCACCCGAGGCCCCGAGTTCCCGGCCGCCATCCGCTAACGCCCCTCGGCCCGAGCCCTCTCCCCACCCCAGTGACAGAACCGCGACAACCGGCCCCCACCTGGGCGTCGACACTCCGCCCCTCGGTCTGCGCACTCGGCGTATACACGGTGCGTATACACGCTGTGTAGAGTGCTCGTCATGTCCATCGGTCACACACTCCTCGGACTCCTGGAGTCCGGCCCGCGCCATGGTTACGACCTGAAGCGGACCTTCGACGCGAAGTTCGGTCACGACCGGCCCCTGCACTACGGCCAGGTCTACTCGACGATGTCCCGCCTGCTGAAGAACGGACTCGTCGAAGTCGACGGCATCGAGGCCGGCGACGGCCCCGAGCGCAAGCGGTACGCGATCACCGAGGCCGGCGTCACCGACGTCGCCCGCTGGCTCGCCACGCCGGAGAAGCCGGAGCCGTACCTCCAGTCGACGCTCTACACCAAGGTCGTCCTCGCGCTGCTCACCAGCCGCGACGCCGCCGACATCCTCGACACCCAGCGCTCCGAGCACCTGCGCGGCATGCGCGTCCTCACCGAGCGCAAGCGCCAGGGCGACCTGGCCGACCAGCTCATCTGCGACCACGCCCTGTTCCACCTCGAGGCCGACCTGCGTTGGCTGGA comes from the Streptomyces sp. KMM 9044 genome and includes:
- a CDS encoding fumarate hydratase; translation: MGEMPEFEYADLLPTGEDTTPYRLVTSEGVSTFEADGRTFLKVEPEALRKLAEEAIRDIQHYLRPAHLAQLRRIVDDPEASSNDKFVALDLLKNANIAAAGVLPMCQDTGTAIVMGKRGQNVLTGGGDEEALSRGIYDAYHNLNLRYSQMAPLTMWEEKNTGSNLPAQIELYATDGGTYKFLFMAKGGGSANKSFLYQETKAVLNESSMMKFLEEKIRSLGTSACPPYHLAIVVGGTSAEYALKTAKYASAHYLDEIPSEGSPLGHGFRDKALEDKVFELTQRIGIGAQFGGKYFCHDVRVVRLPRHGASCPVAIAVSCSADRQAVAKITAEGVFLEQLERDPARFLPETTDEQLEAEGNVVRVDLNQPMDDILAELTTYPVKTRLSLTGPLVVARDIAHAKIKERLDAGEGMPQYLKDHPVYYAGPAKTPEGYASGSFGPTTAGRMDSYVEQFQAAGGSKVMLAKGNRSMQVTDACDAHGGFYLGSIGGPAARLAQDCIKKVEVLEYEELGMEAVWKIEVENFPAFVVVDDKGNDFFQDPSPRQPTFTSIPVRGPGPA
- the fomD gene encoding cytidylyl-2-hydroxypropylphosphonate hydrolase, coding for MTEGGAAGRGHDHWVPGTQVLWRYRENGGARLHIARPVTVVRDDPELLAVWMAPGTECVKPVLADGTPVHQEPLRTRYTKPRTVQRGRWTGTGVLKLARPGKPWSVWLFWNQGWRFKNWYVNLEEPLARWTGGVDSEDHFLDISVYPDRSWHWLDEDEFAQAQRDGLVDATLAGRVREAGRDAVAVISRWGAPFSDDWQNWRPDPSWAVPSLPSDWDRTPVHLTS
- a CDS encoding M28 family metallopeptidase translates to MRRRFTVASFSLAVALGCGTLPAAAAAPAGPGRSVAVVNALAAPDVDVAKVRAHLSELSAIAGRNGGNRRSTTQGYLDSVAYVKGKLQAAGYTVTEQPCTSGCTRGAGPNLIAEWPQGDANNVYMFGAHLDGVSAGPGMNDNGSGSAALLENALALAQQNPAMRNRVRFAWWTDEEQGLNGSDFYVRSLSSTQRSRVRAYYNFDMIASTNGGYFINRITSSAAAPMKAYWDSLGLRPEENTEGAGRSDDYPFQQAGIPTSGYAMGAGARKTSAQATKWGGTAGSAYDPCYHRSCDTLANIDTTGLNRAADGIAHTLWQQAVS
- a CDS encoding class II fumarate hydratase; the protein is MTTTDDNRHYRIEHDSMGEVKVPADAKWRAQTQRAVQNFPVSGQRIERAHIEALALVKGAAAKVNARLGVLDEDIAEAIGEAAGEVAGGKWDEHFPVDVFQTGSGTSSNMNTNEVIATLATERLGRPVHPNDHVNASQSSNDVFPSSIHIAATAAVTRNLVPALEHLAASLERKAEEFADVVKSGRTHLMDATPVTLGQEFGGYAAQVRYGVERLHASLPRLAELPLGGTAVGTGINTPPGFPAAVIEEVARVTGLPLTEARDHFEAQGARDGIVETSGQLRTIAVGLTKIANDLRWMASGPRTGLAEIALPDLQPGSSIMPGKVNPVIPEAVLMVSAQVVGNDATVATAGAAGNFELNVMLPVIAKNVLESIRLLANASRLLADRTVDGIVADRERAREYAESSPSVVTPLNRYIGYEEAAKVAKEALAQRKTIRQVVLESGYVERGDLTVEQLDEALDVLRMTHP
- a CDS encoding SpoIIE family protein phosphatase, whose product is MDSTRVTEQPTSYERPEPGVIPADTRGAFLSASAPAHGPGSTSSSSSSSSSSSPPSASGTAGPGAEHSQPHAGQESEPDTHRPRPAPEGIPLQPAGGQKPDVHDHPAADHPAADPSAPGGTSREQASQDHSVPAPDGPERRTGQVTPPGKPTPMRRDGDRLRFVGAATRRIARGIDLEEIVMGLCRATVPTFADTILVYLREPLPVGDERPTGPLVLRLRRSDRIPAERDIEGGFVPAAAPTPSELDSIGSERCTVRPGSALAEVLRGVRPVFTDAPAARAALPELLGNGAEPAVPGGQRAILAPLRGRRRVIGAALFLRGPERLAFEADDLLVAAQLATHSALGIDKAVLYGREAYIADELQRTMLPENLPRCTGVRLASRYLPAAETARVGGDWYDAIPLPGSRVALVVGDVMGHSMTSAAIMGQLRTTAQTLAGLDLPPQEVLHHLDEQAQRLGADRMATCLYAVYDPVAHRITIANAGHPPPILLPIGGRAEVLRVPAGAPIGVGGVDFEAVELDAPAGATLLLYTDGLVESRLRDVWTGINQLRDKLAATAQLTGPDHPPPLEALCDEVLDMLGPGDRDDDIALLAARFDGIAPNDVAYWFLEPEDAAPGRARRLARRALSRWGMEDLSDSVELLVSEVVTNAVRYASRPVTLRLLRTDVLRCEVGDDVPQLPRLRQARATDEGGRGLYLVNRLARRWGATRLSTGKVVWFELNHGG